The following proteins are encoded in a genomic region of Methylibium petroleiphilum PM1:
- a CDS encoding basic amino acid ABC transporter substrate-binding protein has product MKLTTRQFLKTAGLFGAGLLLAACGKKEEPAPAAAPASAPAPVASAPAPAPAKVYVVGTDAAYAPFEFQNEKGEIVGFSIDLLQAVAAKGGFEVKFVNTPWEGIFNALQQGDRDLLISSITITDERKQTMDFSNPYFDAFQLIAVKATSKVAKFDDLKKLKVGVQTGTTGDEVVTKLQGKNSANVKRFESTPLALKELEAGGVDAVVADNGVIINYVTNNAGANFKTVSDSAFAPEQYGIAVKKGNAELLEKVNKGIAAIKADGSYDQVYAKTFGAAAPAAAASK; this is encoded by the coding sequence ATGAAGCTCACGACCCGCCAGTTTCTGAAGACCGCCGGCCTGTTCGGTGCCGGCCTGCTGCTCGCCGCCTGCGGCAAGAAGGAAGAGCCGGCGCCCGCCGCCGCCCCCGCTTCCGCGCCCGCGCCGGTGGCTTCCGCTCCGGCGCCCGCGCCCGCCAAGGTCTACGTCGTCGGCACCGATGCCGCCTACGCCCCGTTCGAGTTCCAGAACGAGAAGGGCGAGATCGTCGGCTTCAGCATCGACCTGCTCCAGGCCGTGGCCGCCAAGGGCGGCTTCGAGGTGAAGTTCGTCAACACGCCGTGGGAAGGCATCTTCAACGCGCTGCAGCAGGGTGACCGCGACCTGCTGATCTCGTCGATCACCATCACCGACGAGCGCAAGCAGACGATGGACTTCTCCAACCCCTACTTCGACGCCTTCCAGCTGATCGCGGTGAAGGCCACCTCCAAGGTCGCGAAGTTCGACGACCTGAAGAAGCTCAAGGTCGGCGTGCAGACCGGCACCACCGGCGACGAGGTCGTGACCAAGCTGCAGGGCAAGAACAGCGCCAACGTCAAGCGCTTCGAGTCGACGCCGCTGGCGTTGAAGGAGCTCGAGGCGGGCGGTGTCGATGCCGTCGTGGCCGACAACGGCGTGATCATCAACTACGTCACCAACAACGCGGGCGCCAACTTCAAGACCGTCAGCGACAGCGCCTTCGCGCCCGAGCAGTACGGCATCGCCGTCAAGAAGGGCAACGCCGAACTGCTGGAGAAGGTGAACAAGGGCATCGCGGCCATCAAGGCCGACGGCAGCTACGACCAGGTCTACGCCAAGACCTTCGGTGCAGCCGCTCCCGCGGCGGCGGCTTCCAAGTAA
- a CDS encoding porin: MKKLALAAALCAAFTGSAFAQSSVTLYGRLNTSIEFQDNDVSDATVMKNNASRWGLRGNEDLGGGLSAFFQLESGFGSDDGTGTGGFGRDAYVGLKSTSWGQIKMGKIALGALYGSTIDYIGVFNHDTGTTSEDNIYSLRVGFSNAVEYTSPNFGPVSFAVTVAAGEGTGPKTYEGVVNYDVDGLHIGAGYSKSEDTFGNDTIKGFSAGAAYTMGPFLLGLAYENSDDVVLGKRNQVTGTVQYTVGASEFHVSVGWADEWDNLADSDAIQYTLGYNYNLSKRTKVYAFYYAIDNNSFPYGGSGTATLPVLADNKFSSIGLGIRHNF; this comes from the coding sequence ATGAAGAAACTCGCCCTCGCCGCCGCCCTGTGCGCGGCATTCACCGGCAGCGCGTTCGCCCAGAGCAGCGTCACGCTGTACGGCCGACTCAACACTTCCATCGAGTTCCAGGACAACGATGTGTCCGACGCGACCGTGATGAAGAACAACGCATCGCGTTGGGGACTTCGTGGCAACGAAGACCTCGGCGGTGGACTGAGCGCGTTCTTTCAACTCGAATCCGGCTTCGGCTCTGACGATGGCACCGGTACCGGTGGTTTCGGACGCGACGCCTATGTCGGCCTGAAGAGCACGTCTTGGGGTCAGATCAAGATGGGCAAGATTGCCCTCGGCGCTCTGTACGGCAGCACGATCGACTACATCGGCGTCTTCAACCATGACACCGGCACGACCTCGGAAGACAACATCTATTCGTTGCGTGTTGGTTTCAGCAATGCCGTCGAATACACCAGCCCGAATTTTGGTCCGGTCTCGTTCGCGGTGACGGTTGCTGCCGGTGAAGGCACTGGCCCGAAGACTTATGAAGGCGTTGTGAACTACGACGTCGATGGCCTGCACATCGGCGCTGGCTACAGCAAGAGCGAAGATACGTTCGGCAACGACACGATCAAGGGCTTCTCGGCTGGCGCGGCCTACACGATGGGTCCGTTCCTGTTGGGGCTGGCTTACGAAAATTCCGACGACGTCGTACTTGGCAAGCGCAATCAAGTGACGGGTACCGTTCAGTACACCGTCGGCGCTAGCGAGTTCCACGTGTCGGTCGGCTGGGCGGACGAGTGGGATAACTTGGCCGATTCCGATGCCATCCAGTACACGCTGGGCTACAACTACAACCTGTCCAAGCGCACCAAGGTCTATGCGTTCTATTACGCAATTGACAACAACTCGTTCCCGTACGGCGGGTCTGGCACGGCCACCCTGCCTGTGCTGGCCGACAACAAGTTCTCGTCGATTGGTCTTGGCATCCGCCATAACTTCTAA